From Rhodamnia argentea isolate NSW1041297 chromosome 10, ASM2092103v1, whole genome shotgun sequence, a single genomic window includes:
- the LOC115739047 gene encoding protein SHORT-ROOT-like: MDISLFTPRGTSPHLTSCDPQIIIGHGQLDMQFNNNSQPQNSHTTTTSTSRSSDSSELSAMGNKWAPRLLRECARAISDKDSTKIHQLLWMLNELASPYGDCDQKLASYFLQALFCKATDSGHRCYKTLLSVAEKSHGFDVARKLILKFQEVSPWTTFGHVASNGAILEALEGESKLHIIDISNTLCTQWPTLLESLATRNDETPRLKLTVVITASVAGSVMKEIGQRMEKFARLMGVPFEMNVVSGLNNLGELTKDKLGIEEDEAIAINCIGALRRVEVDERGEIIRMFGSFKPRIVTVVEEEADFSSTRDDFVKCFEECLKFYTMYFEMLEESFAPTSNERLMLERECSRSIVRVLACDDGHHDGCEGERRERGIQWSERLKEAGFSAVGFSDDVVDDVKALLKRYRAGWSLVVPPQGQEDDSSAGIYLAWKEEPLVWASAWKP; encoded by the coding sequence ATGGACATTTCCCTCTTCACTCCCAGAGGAACCTCACCACACTTGACCAGCTGTGACCCCCAGATCATCATCGGCCATGGTCAATTAGACATGCAATTCAACAACAACAGTCAGCCTCAGAACAGCCACACGACGACTACGTCAACGAGCCGGTCGTCGGACTCGAGCGAGCTGTCCGCCATGGGTAACAAATGGGCTCCAAGGCTTCTTAGGGAGTGCGCGAGGGCGATCTCGGACAAAGATTCTACCAAGATCCATCAGCTCCTATGGATGTTGAATGAGCTGGCCTCTCCATATGGGGATTGCGATCAGAAATTGGCTTCCTACTTCTTGCAAGCCCTCTTTTGCAAGGCGACGGACTCTGGGCACCGGTGCTACAAAACCCTTCTCTCGGTCGCCGAGAAGAGTCATGGGTTCGATGTGGCTAGGAAGTTGATACTCAAGTTCCAGGAGGTGAGTCCGTGGACGACTTTCGGTCACGTCGCTTCGAATGGTGCAATATTGGAAGCCCTAGAAGGAGAGAGCAAGCTTCACATAATCGATATAAGCAACACGCTTTGCACTCAGTGGCCTACTTTGTTAGAATCTTTGGCCACGAGGAACGACGAGACGCCGAGGTTGAAGCTCACCGTGGTGATAACCGCTAGCGTCGCCGGTTCCGTGATGAAAGAAATAGGTCAAAGGATGGAGAAATTCGCGAGGCTCATGGGAGTGCCCTTTGAGATGAACGTGGTTAGCGGACTAAACAACCTGGGGGAGCTGACCAAGGACAAATTAGGCATCGAAGAGGACGAAGCCATCGCCATCAACTGCATCGGAGCATTGAGGAGGGTCGAAGTGGACGAAAGAGGGGAGATAATAAGGATGTTTGGATCGTTCAAACCGAGGATCGTGACCGTCGTAGAAGAAGAAGCCGACTTTTCGAGCACGAGGGACGACTTCGTCAAGTGCTTTGAAGAGTGCCTCAAGTTCTACACCATGTACTTCGAGATGTTGGAAGAGAGCTTCGCACCGACGAGCAATGAAAGGTTGATGCTGGAGAGGGAGTGCTCAAGGAGCATAGTTAGGGTTTTGGCATGCGACGACGGGCATCACGACGGCTGCGAGGgcgagagaagggagagagggaTTCAATGGTCCGAGAGGCTCAAGGAGGCTGGCTTTTCAGCTGTTGGGTTCAGCGACGACGTGGTCGACGACGTCAAGGCGCTCCTCAAGAGGTACCGGGCTGGCTGGTCGCTGGTGGTGCCGCCGCAAGGACAAGAAGATGACTCATCAGCAGGGATTTACTTGGCTTGGAAGGAGGAGCCTCTGGTTTGGGCTTCAGCCTGGAAACcctaa